In a single window of the Melioribacteraceae bacterium genome:
- a CDS encoding glycoside hydrolase family 97 catalytic domain-containing protein yields the protein MKFIRLTLTILLVITIIDLIAMDKFEIKSPDLKIAVNVWITTNGEPVYSILHSGTTVIKESKMGIVRSDYDFTTGLKLDSTSNVNIVSDRYMLLHGKRSNCNYEANKRIFYLSNLNKKIIEIIFQVSNDGVAFRYHFPDQSENPLKIYKEVTSFHFDASTKAFLQPCPDSRTGWNYTQPSYEEYYQMNIPVGTVSPNQAGWVMPALFNYKKYWMSITEAAVDTNYCGTRLSQFSPNGEYSVLFPQPQEGRGAEPVLPQSKLPWFTPWRIIVIDDNLSGIVESTLGTDLAIPQKYDVSNWLEPGTASWSWVILKDDSTEYNTQKRFIDFASEMNWKYCLIDAFWDKQIGYEKIKELSDYAKTKDVKILLWYNSAGDWNTTHLTPRDKMLTKKSRRDEFKIISEMGIAGIKVDFFGGDGQSMMKYYIDILKDAAEFKLSVNFHGSTYPRGWHRTYPNLVSMEAIKGEEYVTFAQENANHQPSHCTIIPFTRNLFDPMDFTPVNFSGIPNIERKTTKGFEIASSVLFTSGIQHIAETPTGMSQQKDFVKDFMSSLPANWDDLKFIDGYPGKYVVLARRKGNEWFIACINGENSERTFTMNPTFLDSKSKGFIIADSDNKNDLVKMDVDFSNSINITIHPHGGFIIKALAK from the coding sequence ATGAAATTCATAAGACTAACATTAACAATACTTCTGGTTATTACTATTATCGATTTAATCGCTATGGATAAGTTCGAGATAAAAAGTCCGGACTTAAAAATAGCAGTGAATGTTTGGATAACAACGAATGGTGAGCCGGTATATTCTATTCTTCATTCTGGTACAACCGTAATAAAAGAATCCAAAATGGGAATTGTTAGAAGTGATTATGATTTTACAACTGGATTAAAACTAGATTCTACTTCAAACGTTAATATTGTTTCCGATAGATATATGCTTCTTCATGGCAAACGATCGAATTGTAATTACGAGGCCAATAAACGAATTTTTTACTTAAGCAATCTGAATAAAAAAATAATAGAGATTATCTTTCAGGTCTCGAATGATGGAGTTGCATTCAGATATCATTTCCCGGATCAATCAGAAAATCCATTAAAAATTTATAAAGAAGTGACTTCGTTTCATTTCGATGCATCTACAAAAGCATTTTTGCAGCCATGCCCTGATTCCCGAACCGGTTGGAATTACACTCAGCCTTCATACGAAGAATATTATCAAATGAATATACCTGTTGGCACAGTTTCACCCAATCAAGCGGGCTGGGTTATGCCGGCTCTTTTTAATTACAAGAAATATTGGATGAGCATAACAGAGGCCGCAGTTGATACCAACTATTGTGGAACTAGATTAAGTCAGTTTTCTCCGAATGGGGAGTATTCGGTACTATTTCCTCAACCACAGGAGGGAAGAGGTGCTGAGCCTGTTTTACCGCAATCAAAATTGCCTTGGTTTACTCCTTGGAGAATAATTGTAATTGATGATAATCTATCTGGAATAGTTGAATCGACTTTAGGTACCGACTTGGCTATTCCACAAAAATATGATGTATCTAACTGGCTTGAGCCTGGAACCGCATCTTGGAGTTGGGTTATTTTAAAGGACGATTCTACAGAATATAATACTCAAAAGCGATTTATAGATTTCGCCTCAGAAATGAATTGGAAGTATTGTCTCATTGATGCTTTTTGGGATAAGCAGATTGGTTACGAAAAAATTAAAGAACTCTCCGATTATGCTAAAACAAAAGATGTGAAAATATTATTGTGGTACAATTCGGCAGGAGATTGGAATACTACACATCTTACTCCAAGAGACAAAATGCTGACTAAAAAGTCGAGGCGAGATGAGTTTAAAATAATAAGCGAAATGGGTATTGCAGGAATTAAGGTTGATTTTTTCGGGGGGGATGGACAATCAATGATGAAGTATTATATTGATATTTTGAAAGATGCCGCCGAGTTTAAGCTTTCTGTAAATTTTCATGGATCAACTTATCCTAGGGGATGGCACAGAACTTACCCAAATTTAGTTAGCATGGAAGCTATTAAGGGAGAAGAGTATGTTACCTTTGCACAAGAAAATGCAAATCATCAACCTTCTCATTGTACGATTATACCGTTCACAAGAAATCTTTTTGACCCGATGGACTTTACCCCTGTAAATTTTTCGGGAATCCCAAATATCGAACGCAAAACAACAAAGGGATTTGAAATTGCCTCATCTGTTTTATTTACTTCAGGAATACAGCACATCGCTGAAACTCCAACAGGAATGTCACAACAAAAAGATTTTGTTAAAGATTTTATGAGTAGTTTACCCGCAAATTGGGACGACTTAAAATTTATAGATGGGTATCCGGGTAAATATGTTGTGCTCGCAAGAAGAAAAGGAAACGAATGGTTTATAGCATGTATCAACGGTGAGAATTCTGAAAGGACATTCACTATGAATCCTACTTTCCTTGATAGTAAATCAAAAGGATTTATTATAGCAGATTCCGATAATAAAAATGATCTGGTAAAAATGGATGTTGATTTTTCAAATTCAATAAATATTACTATTCATCCGCATGGGGGATTCATAATTAAAGCGTTGGCAAAATGA
- a CDS encoding T9SS type A sorting domain-containing protein, with translation MNLIRHTFTIFTLMIFFNLINFPQHLSNYNKNNYSVVGDASTFPLPPVGFDKYNSAIAHGKITTVTYYSTTVGVNRQTLVYTPPGYSSEKKYSVLYLLHGIGGDEREWLNNGSPQNILDNLYADQKLEPMIVVLPNGRAMKNDDATGDIYAADKVKAFETFEFDLINNLIPFIDSTYSVSTDRTHRALAGLSMGGGQSLNFGLKHLKKFAWVGAFSAAPNTKSPSALLPKPTSVADSLHQLWISCGTNDGLIYISRQTHDYLTQKNVPHIYSLVDGAGHDWKVWKHGLYHFSQLVFKVIPTTVEVNEISTDYGLSQNYPNPFNPITRIKYAVPKTGFVSIKVFDMLGKEIITLVSEQKPAGNYEFEFNAAHLSSGVYVYKMQAESFISTKKFILIK, from the coding sequence ATGAACTTAATTAGACACACTTTCACCATTTTTACCCTAATGATATTTTTCAATTTGATCAACTTTCCGCAGCATCTTTCTAATTATAACAAAAACAATTATTCAGTAGTTGGAGATGCAAGTACATTTCCACTTCCGCCAGTTGGATTTGACAAGTATAACTCAGCTATCGCGCATGGTAAAATAACCACTGTAACCTATTATTCAACTACTGTTGGTGTGAACAGGCAAACTCTTGTTTACACACCGCCCGGTTATTCTTCAGAAAAAAAATATAGCGTTCTTTATTTACTCCATGGAATTGGAGGCGATGAGCGAGAATGGTTGAATAACGGAAGTCCTCAAAATATCTTGGATAATTTGTATGCCGATCAAAAATTAGAGCCAATGATAGTAGTTCTTCCAAATGGTCGAGCAATGAAGAATGATGATGCAACAGGGGATATTTATGCCGCAGATAAAGTTAAAGCTTTCGAAACTTTTGAGTTTGATCTCATAAATAATTTGATTCCGTTTATAGATTCCACCTATTCAGTTTCTACAGATAGAACTCATCGAGCTCTCGCCGGATTATCAATGGGGGGAGGGCAATCACTCAATTTTGGATTAAAGCACCTTAAAAAATTTGCATGGGTTGGTGCTTTCTCCGCGGCTCCAAATACAAAATCACCATCAGCACTTCTTCCAAAACCAACTTCTGTAGCCGATAGTCTTCATCAACTTTGGATTTCGTGCGGTACAAATGACGGATTAATTTACATTAGCAGACAAACACACGATTACCTCACACAAAAAAACGTCCCACATATATATAGTCTAGTTGATGGAGCGGGACACGATTGGAAGGTATGGAAGCATGGACTATATCACTTTTCTCAGTTGGTGTTTAAGGTAATTCCCACAACAGTTGAAGTAAATGAAATAAGCACAGATTACGGTTTATCACAAAACTATCCTAATCCGTTTAATCCAATTACAAGAATTAAATATGCAGTACCTAAAACAGGCTTTGTTTCAATAAAAGTATTTGATATGCTCGGAAAAGAAATCATAACATTGGTAAGTGAACAAAAACCAGCCGGCAATTATGAATTTGAATTTAATGCCGCACATCTTTCAAGCGGTGTTTATGTATATAAAATGCAGGCTGAGAGTTTTATAAGTACTAAAAAATTTATTCTCATTAAATAA
- the katG gene encoding catalase/peroxidase HPI, giving the protein MSDESKCPVTGKSGSTSMGKGTSNRDWWPNQLNLGILHQHTPVSNPMDSDFNYAEEFKKLDLPAIKNDLYKLMTDSQDWWPADWGHYGGLFIRMAWHSAGTYRTADGRGGGGTGNQRFAPVNSWPDNGNLDKARRLLWPIKQKYGNKISWADLMILAGNCALESMGFKTFGFGGGREDIWQPEEDIYWGNEDKWLGDKRYSGDRELENPLAAVQMGLIYVNPEGPNGQPIPIESAKDVRETFARMAMNDEETVALIAGGHTFGKAHGAGDPKHVGPEPEAAPIEAQGLGWLSTFKSGKGIDTITSGIEGAWKPNPTKWDMGYLKVLFKYEWELLKSPAGAYIWLAKDVDDEDMVVDAHDPSKKNRPMMTTADLSLKFDPAYEKIAKRYLANPAEFADAFARAWFKLTHRDMGPKARYLGPEVPAEDLIWQDPVPAVNHPLIDNKDIADLKSKILSTGLSISELVYTAWSSASTFRGSDKRGGANGARIRLAPQKDWEVNQPAQLSKILGIYEDIQKKFNSSQTNGKKVSLADLIVLAGCAAVESAAKSAGYEIDVPFTPGRTDASQEQTDVESFTVLEPQADGFRNFQKKVYSVSAEEMLIDKAQLLTLSAPEMTVLIGGLRVLGANAGQSKHGVFTKQIGKLTNDFFVNLLDMGTAWKPTSVAGDLFEGKDRKTGELKWTATRVDLVFGSNSQLRALAEVYAQSDAKEKFVKDFVAAWNKVMNLDRFDI; this is encoded by the coding sequence ATGAGTGATGAAAGCAAGTGCCCGGTAACGGGCAAATCTGGCAGTACCTCCATGGGCAAAGGAACGTCGAATAGAGATTGGTGGCCAAATCAGTTAAATCTTGGCATTCTGCACCAGCACACACCAGTTTCAAATCCAATGGATAGCGATTTTAATTATGCAGAAGAGTTTAAAAAACTAGATCTGCCCGCAATTAAAAATGATTTATATAAACTAATGACAGATTCACAAGATTGGTGGCCAGCTGATTGGGGTCATTATGGCGGTCTGTTTATTCGAATGGCTTGGCACAGTGCCGGAACATATCGTACTGCCGATGGTCGTGGTGGCGGAGGTACAGGAAATCAACGATTTGCACCTGTTAACAGTTGGCCTGATAATGGAAATCTTGACAAAGCCCGACGACTACTTTGGCCCATCAAACAAAAATATGGTAATAAAATTTCATGGGCAGATCTAATGATATTAGCAGGTAATTGCGCTTTAGAATCAATGGGTTTTAAAACTTTTGGATTTGGTGGCGGTCGCGAAGATATATGGCAGCCTGAAGAAGATATTTACTGGGGTAATGAAGATAAATGGCTGGGTGATAAAAGATATAGCGGTGATCGTGAATTAGAGAATCCGCTGGCAGCTGTTCAAATGGGATTGATCTATGTAAATCCTGAAGGCCCTAATGGACAACCGATTCCTATAGAGTCTGCAAAAGATGTACGCGAAACATTTGCAAGAATGGCGATGAACGATGAAGAAACAGTGGCACTTATCGCTGGAGGACATACATTCGGTAAAGCTCATGGTGCCGGCGATCCGAAGCATGTTGGGCCCGAGCCTGAAGCCGCACCCATTGAAGCACAAGGTTTAGGATGGTTAAGTACTTTTAAAAGTGGTAAAGGAATTGATACCATCACAAGTGGAATTGAAGGAGCTTGGAAACCAAACCCAACAAAATGGGATATGGGATATTTAAAAGTTCTTTTTAAATATGAATGGGAACTCCTCAAAAGTCCTGCTGGAGCCTATATTTGGCTTGCAAAAGATGTTGATGATGAAGATATGGTTGTTGATGCCCACGATCCTTCTAAAAAGAATCGTCCAATGATGACGACTGCAGATCTATCCCTAAAATTTGATCCGGCCTACGAGAAAATTGCAAAAAGGTATCTCGCAAACCCGGCAGAATTTGCTGATGCATTCGCTCGCGCATGGTTTAAATTAACTCATCGTGATATGGGACCAAAAGCTCGATACCTCGGACCCGAAGTTCCCGCAGAAGATTTAATATGGCAGGATCCAGTTCCTGCGGTGAATCACCCATTGATTGATAATAAAGATATTGCCGATCTCAAATCTAAAATATTATCCACAGGTTTATCTATATCAGAACTTGTTTATACTGCATGGTCTTCTGCTTCTACATTCAGGGGTTCTGATAAACGAGGCGGTGCTAATGGTGCTCGAATTCGTCTTGCACCACAAAAGGATTGGGAAGTTAACCAACCTGCCCAACTTTCTAAAATATTAGGAATATATGAAGATATTCAGAAGAAATTTAATAGTAGCCAAACAAATGGGAAGAAAGTCTCGTTGGCTGATCTAATAGTTCTTGCAGGTTGTGCAGCAGTTGAATCAGCAGCTAAGTCAGCTGGGTATGAGATAGATGTGCCCTTCACTCCGGGACGCACAGATGCATCACAAGAGCAGACAGATGTTGAATCATTTACTGTTCTTGAACCTCAAGCAGACGGATTCCGTAATTTTCAGAAAAAAGTTTATTCGGTTTCAGCTGAGGAAATGTTAATAGACAAAGCTCAATTATTAACATTGAGTGCACCAGAGATGACAGTATTAATCGGCGGATTGCGAGTTCTTGGAGCAAACGCCGGTCAATCGAAGCATGGTGTATTTACAAAACAGATTGGCAAGCTTACAAATGACTTTTTTGTAAATCTACTCGACATGGGCACAGCATGGAAACCTACTTCTGTTGCAGGTGATTTATTTGAAGGTAAAGATAGAAAAACCGGTGAATTAAAATGGACAGCCACACGTGTTGATCTTGTATTCGGGTCAAACTCTCAACTTCGAGCATTGGCAGAAGTGTATGCCCAGAGTGATGCAAAGGAAAAGTTTGTGAAAGATTTTGTTGCGGCCTGGAATAAAGTAATGAACCTGGATCGTTTTGATATTTAA
- a CDS encoding LacI family DNA-binding transcriptional regulator, giving the protein MNKTKEITIGDIAKRAGVSKGTVSAVLNEKMVVKRSTREKILLLMKELNYRPKGFARNLKNGDPGKCIGIIVKELNYPFYTTIAEAAKEYASSKGYSLVMASSDYNHETEKNIMNLFLAKDIRGAIIAPILEGNSEIAHLFKLKNLNYPFVLLADVKGIVTNVVEIDNSRAIGKAVEYLIKNGHKKIVHFAGPPESAHTRDRIEGFQNAFSESTLVFNKSMIVPIGAHAKVSYEKTVKYFSTRKRKDYPTAIVCFNDLQALAVMTALRDLDIKVPKDISVIGNDDINYAEIYSVPLTTIRSPQKEIGQKAAEILIRNIESSPPAPIERIILDTELVVRKSTRKINVK; this is encoded by the coding sequence ATGAATAAGACAAAAGAAATAACCATAGGTGATATTGCCAAAAGAGCGGGCGTTTCAAAAGGGACAGTCTCGGCTGTGCTAAATGAAAAAATGGTAGTGAAGCGTTCTACTAGAGAAAAAATTCTACTTCTCATGAAAGAATTAAATTACCGGCCAAAAGGGTTTGCCAGAAATCTAAAAAATGGCGATCCCGGAAAATGCATAGGAATTATTGTTAAAGAATTAAATTATCCTTTTTATACAACTATCGCAGAAGCCGCAAAGGAATATGCCAGCTCAAAAGGTTATTCATTAGTAATGGCAAGCTCTGATTACAACCATGAGACTGAAAAAAATATTATGAACCTTTTTTTGGCTAAAGATATAAGAGGTGCAATTATAGCCCCAATTTTAGAAGGCAATTCAGAAATTGCACATCTATTTAAACTAAAAAATTTGAACTATCCTTTCGTATTATTAGCAGATGTAAAAGGAATTGTGACTAATGTTGTTGAGATAGACAATAGTCGTGCAATAGGTAAAGCTGTGGAATATTTAATAAAAAATGGACATAAAAAAATTGTTCATTTTGCCGGACCTCCTGAATCAGCCCACACTAGAGATCGCATTGAAGGATTTCAAAATGCATTTAGTGAAAGCACACTGGTTTTTAATAAAAGCATGATAGTTCCAATTGGAGCTCACGCTAAAGTGAGTTATGAAAAAACAGTAAAATATTTCAGTACTAGAAAAAGAAAAGATTATCCCACCGCAATTGTATGCTTCAATGATTTGCAGGCTCTTGCAGTTATGACTGCATTAAGGGACCTAGATATAAAAGTACCTAAAGATATTTCAGTTATTGGTAATGATGATATTAATTATGCCGAGATATATTCGGTACCCCTTACCACGATCAGATCTCCTCAAAAAGAGATTGGTCAGAAAGCCGCTGAAATATTAATAAGAAATATAGAATCGTCGCCGCCTGCTCCAATCGAACGAATTATTCTTGATACAGAATTAGTTGTTAGAAAATCAACTAGAAAGATAAATGTGAAATAA
- a CDS encoding SMP-30/gluconolactonase/LRE family protein codes for MKKYTNQFFSILYILIITQFNNVHAQSPIPAGAKLERIASGILQPEGPVWKENSGLLFSDIKAAKIYLWSPDNNSISTYLQKSDSSNGLTYDDQGRLILTQMGKRRISRQELNGTITPIASTYLGKKFNSPNDLVVKSDGSIFFTDPDFNIPFGGTKEIMINGVYVKGIYRISKNGNVQLLDGTFDKPNGICFSPDEKKIYVNESPKGEIYEWDVINDSMITNKKLLYKIPVNGYVDGMKTDKKGNLYITGPTGVWIVSPSGVYLDKIALPNNQSGSNCAWGEADRKTLYITTSASAGSVYKIRLADITGLHETDNNIPQDIHLFQNYPNPFNPETVISWNLNIGSFVTLKIFDALGKEIETIVDEFQDAGIHHARFSTNGSNYSTGVYFYQLEAGSYSQTKKMLIVK; via the coding sequence ATGAAAAAATATACGAATCAATTTTTCTCGATTTTATACATATTAATTATTACTCAGTTCAATAATGTTCATGCTCAATCTCCCATTCCAGCTGGTGCTAAACTTGAAAGAATTGCAAGCGGTATATTACAGCCAGAAGGTCCCGTTTGGAAAGAAAATTCTGGATTGCTGTTTAGCGATATCAAAGCCGCAAAGATTTATTTATGGTCGCCAGATAATAATTCAATATCAACATATCTGCAGAAATCAGATAGTTCTAATGGTTTAACATACGATGATCAAGGTAGATTAATATTAACACAAATGGGGAAACGTCGTATATCGCGTCAAGAATTAAATGGTACGATTACGCCAATTGCGTCAACCTATCTTGGTAAAAAATTTAATTCACCAAACGATTTAGTTGTAAAGTCAGATGGTTCAATTTTCTTTACAGATCCCGATTTCAATATTCCATTTGGCGGAACAAAAGAAATTATGATTAACGGTGTTTATGTAAAGGGTATTTATAGAATAAGTAAAAATGGCAATGTTCAGCTGCTGGATGGTACTTTTGATAAACCGAATGGTATCTGTTTTTCCCCCGATGAAAAAAAAATATACGTTAATGAATCACCCAAAGGGGAAATTTATGAATGGGATGTAATTAACGATTCAATGATCACAAATAAAAAATTACTTTATAAGATTCCGGTCAACGGATATGTTGATGGAATGAAAACAGACAAAAAAGGTAATCTTTATATTACAGGACCAACGGGTGTATGGATTGTATCACCTTCAGGAGTTTACCTGGATAAAATCGCACTTCCTAATAATCAGTCTGGCTCCAATTGTGCATGGGGTGAAGCAGATAGAAAAACTTTATACATTACTACAAGCGCTTCGGCTGGATCCGTCTATAAAATTCGACTTGCGGATATAACTGGTTTGCACGAAACTGATAATAATATTCCACAAGATATCCATCTATTCCAGAATTATCCTAATCCATTTAATCCGGAAACTGTGATTAGTTGGAATCTAAATATCGGTAGTTTTGTAACGTTGAAAATTTTTGATGCATTAGGTAAAGAAATTGAAACCATAGTGGATGAGTTTCAAGATGCAGGTATTCACCATGCTAGATTTTCAACAAACGGTTCAAATTATTCTACCGGGGTATACTTTTATCAATTAGAAGCCGGAAGTTATTCTCAAACAAAAAAAATGTTAATTGTGAAATAA
- a CDS encoding DUF362 domain-containing protein — translation MKVFLDKFIKRCPKSGKIKGINYPTGIYRIFFPLIGLAALIWILIRVIPKPSRATYPCVQAAAPLASGLIIYITSLVLTFTLYISTKKKYFLSPYFLLIGLAFLGVSDNNIDRLNSGDPDSPLPTISHVANVATGDAKGIFPGRVVWVYDPAATNENCNPTAVGKAWWMPENNNQLVIDEMVSKAIKSLTGKQIDKDAWDAIFKYHNNTRGKGSVVYNKGEKIFIKINNVSGWGGNFSTKDLSVVANGSYGISETSPQVVLSILRQLVNTVGVSQSDIYVGDPMRNTYKHCFDMWHAEFPDVHYLSYDDYSKLGRERVTASKTAKIFYSDKGKILKENVWDVNRPGGNPITDDNLYTIFEEAEYLLNIPVLKGHKRAGATMFAKNHFGSHTRANAAHLHNGLIDPIEIQNSTSRREYGLYRVQVDIMGSKYLGEKNLFYLMDALWPADQEISFPKKFSMKPFNNDWMSSIFASLDPVAIESVGYDFLRTEFTAERKIQDGAGTYAQKPATDDYLHQASDPALWAEGIKYDPNNTGVYLTSLGTHEHWNNAVEMQYSRNLGLNTGIELIKHLNLTNIERENELPTKFELAQNYPNPFNPVTTIEYTLPRNQFVSIRIYDAAGSEVAVLENSHKPSGIYRVQFNAKGLSSGVYYYKIITENYSNTKKMILLK, via the coding sequence ATGAAAGTATTTTTAGACAAGTTTATTAAAAGATGTCCCAAATCTGGTAAAATAAAGGGGATCAATTATCCAACAGGAATCTACAGAATATTTTTCCCTCTCATAGGATTAGCAGCATTGATTTGGATTTTAATCAGAGTGATACCTAAACCAAGCAGAGCAACTTACCCATGTGTTCAAGCTGCCGCTCCTCTCGCTTCCGGTTTAATAATATATATTACATCGCTAGTTTTGACTTTCACACTATATATATCAACAAAGAAAAAGTATTTTCTCTCACCATACTTTTTGCTAATTGGACTAGCATTTTTAGGAGTTAGCGATAATAATATTGATAGACTAAATTCAGGTGATCCAGATTCACCACTTCCAACTATTTCACATGTTGCCAATGTTGCTACTGGGGATGCAAAAGGTATTTTCCCGGGAAGAGTTGTTTGGGTTTATGATCCCGCTGCAACTAATGAAAATTGTAATCCCACCGCTGTTGGAAAAGCATGGTGGATGCCTGAAAATAATAATCAGTTAGTAATAGATGAAATGGTTAGTAAAGCAATAAAATCTCTAACGGGAAAACAAATCGATAAAGATGCTTGGGATGCAATTTTTAAATACCATAACAATACCCGGGGTAAAGGAAGTGTGGTTTATAATAAAGGGGAAAAAATATTTATTAAAATAAATAATGTTAGTGGCTGGGGTGGCAATTTTAGTACAAAGGATTTATCTGTTGTTGCTAACGGGTCATATGGAATTTCGGAAACATCTCCACAGGTGGTATTATCGATATTAAGGCAGCTAGTTAATACAGTTGGTGTTTCTCAGAGCGATATTTATGTTGGTGATCCTATGCGAAATACTTATAAACATTGTTTCGATATGTGGCATGCTGAATTTCCTGATGTCCATTATTTAAGTTATGATGATTATTCAAAATTGGGGAGAGAAAGAGTAACTGCTAGTAAGACTGCAAAAATTTTCTATTCGGATAAAGGAAAAATTTTAAAGGAAAATGTTTGGGATGTCAATAGACCTGGTGGCAATCCCATTACCGATGATAATCTTTATACAATATTCGAGGAAGCAGAATATCTACTCAATATTCCGGTTCTTAAAGGACACAAAAGAGCTGGAGCCACAATGTTTGCTAAAAATCATTTTGGCTCTCATACTAGAGCAAATGCCGCACACCTTCATAATGGATTGATTGATCCGATAGAAATTCAGAATAGCACCAGTCGTAGGGAATATGGATTATATAGAGTACAAGTTGATATTATGGGTAGCAAATATCTTGGTGAAAAAAATCTTTTTTACTTAATGGATGCGTTGTGGCCGGCTGATCAGGAAATTAGTTTCCCTAAAAAGTTTTCTATGAAACCATTTAATAATGATTGGATGTCATCAATTTTTGCTTCTCTCGATCCTGTAGCTATTGAGTCTGTTGGTTACGACTTTTTAAGAACTGAATTTACTGCTGAAAGAAAAATTCAAGATGGTGCTGGAACATACGCACAAAAACCGGCTACAGACGATTATCTTCATCAGGCTTCCGATCCGGCTTTATGGGCTGAAGGTATCAAATATGATCCAAATAATACCGGTGTTTACTTAACAAGTTTAGGTACACATGAACACTGGAATAATGCTGTTGAGATGCAATATTCAAGAAATTTGGGACTCAATACCGGTATAGAATTAATAAAACATCTTAATCTTACTAACATTGAACGTGAGAATGAGCTTCCAACTAAGTTTGAACTTGCGCAGAATTATCCTAATCCATTTAATCCGGTAACAACTATTGAATATACATTGCCAAGAAATCAATTTGTATCAATTAGAATTTATGATGCAGCTGGTAGTGAAGTAGCAGTATTGGAAAATTCTCATAAGCCCTCAGGAATATATAGAGTACAATTTAACGCAAAAGGATTATCGAGCGGAGTTTATTACTATAAAATAATTACAGAAAATTATTCTAATACAAAAAAGATGATTTTACTGAAATGA
- a CDS encoding transcriptional repressor — MKKDKHGLDLKSINLKVTPQRVAVLEALNNLRNHPTADNIKEYVVKNHPSVAVGTIYKTLETFVEKGLVKKVKTEKDVMRYDAIIENHHHLYCEATEHIEDFFDESLNKMLDEYFKKKKIPNFKVKETKLQIIGTFNSNKA; from the coding sequence ATGAAAAAAGATAAACATGGCCTGGATCTTAAAAGTATCAACCTAAAAGTTACTCCTCAAAGAGTAGCGGTACTTGAAGCATTAAACAATCTCAGGAATCACCCCACTGCGGATAATATCAAGGAATATGTTGTCAAGAATCATCCAAGTGTTGCCGTTGGTACTATTTATAAAACATTAGAAACATTCGTTGAAAAAGGATTAGTTAAAAAGGTAAAGACCGAAAAAGATGTGATGAGATACGATGCGATAATTGAGAATCATCATCACCTTTATTGTGAAGCTACCGAACATATCGAAGATTTTTTTGATGAAAGTCTTAATAAAATGCTTGACGAATATTTTAAGAAAAAGAAAATACCCAATTTCAAAGTGAAGGAGACAAAGCTTCAAATTATTGGAACATTTAATAGCAACAAAGCATAA